The Planctomycetota bacterium DNA segment GCCGACGCCAGGTTCAGGTCGTGGCTGACGCAAAGGACCGTCATGCCCTGCTCGTCCCTCAGCCGCCGAAGCAGCCGGTGGATGGCCTGCTGGTGCTTAATATCCAGGAAAGCGGTCGGTTCGTCCAGCAGGATCAGGTCGGGCTCCTGGGCGAGGGCGCGGGCGATGACGACCCGCTGCCTTTCGCCGCCCGACAGGTC contains these protein-coding regions:
- a CDS encoding ABC transporter ATP-binding protein — translated: DLSGGERQRVVIARALAQEPDLILLDEPTAFLDIKHQQAIHRLLRRLRDEQGMTVLCVSHDLNLASAYADDVVLISGGQVAAAGTPAEVLRTDILEAVYETRVRVEFDEATGRPYVLPRPED